From a single Haladaptatus cibarius D43 genomic region:
- the hepT gene encoding type VII toxin-antitoxin system HepT family RNase toxin, giving the protein MVDEEIFVDKLQYINQYTGDLRQMRGQSRDQYLNDMVRQRAVERTLMNLIQACIDLAQHIRATEDFSSSETAKQEIQALGEAGIITSETQMKLEEAVGFRNILAHRYGDVDQEVVFDVLQDDLQWFERFQQELAQWFQQQNST; this is encoded by the coding sequence ATGGTTGATGAGGAGATTTTCGTCGATAAGCTCCAATACATCAACCAATATACCGGCGATTTGCGGCAGATGCGTGGACAATCACGAGACCAGTATCTGAACGATATGGTTCGGCAGCGGGCAGTCGAGCGAACGCTGATGAATCTCATCCAAGCGTGTATCGATCTCGCCCAGCACATCCGTGCCACAGAGGATTTCTCATCGAGTGAAACGGCAAAACAAGAGATACAGGCCCTTGGTGAGGCAGGGATCATCACGAGTGAAACACAGATGAAGCTGGAGGAAGCCGTTGGGTTCCGCAATATCCTCGCCCATCGTTACGGTGACGTTGATCAGGAAGTCGTATTTGACGTCCTTCAAGACGATCTCCAGTGGTTTGAGCGGTTTCAACAGGAGTTGGCACAGTGGTTCCAGCAACAGAACAGCACATGA
- a CDS encoding UbiA family prenyltransferase — MSLTERIRGLIELTRPSNAMASGVLTFTGAFVADGGTVLTDGAAAGAAVATTILATGAGMAINDYFDRDIDRINNPERPIPRGAVAPRTVLAFSFVLFAIAGVLAFMLPMLATAIAVVNFVALVTYTELLK; from the coding sequence GTGTCGCTTACCGAGCGCATCCGAGGACTCATCGAACTCACCCGCCCCAGCAACGCCATGGCATCTGGCGTACTCACGTTCACTGGTGCGTTCGTTGCCGACGGCGGGACTGTTCTTACTGATGGTGCCGCTGCTGGCGCAGCAGTTGCCACAACCATTCTGGCGACGGGTGCAGGGATGGCGATTAACGACTACTTTGACCGGGATATCGACCGGATCAACAACCCCGAGCGACCGATTCCACGCGGGGCTGTTGCTCCCCGGACGGTACTCGCGTTCAGTTTCGTCCTCTTCGCTATCGCTGGTGTACTCGCATTTATGCTCCCGATGTTGGCGACGGCCATCGCGGTCGTGAATTTCGTTGCCCTCGTGACGTACACGGAGTTACTAAAATAA
- a CDS encoding glycoside hydrolase family 2 TIM barrel-domain containing protein: MVEDWKNPGVTGRNRRRDHTYALPHPDRSSALLSDRDASPWFKLLNGNWRFSYETNPHNGPGDFHLPAFEDGNWDDIEVPQHWQLEGYGTPQYTDTAYPFPVDPPKVPTENPTGLYRRTVEVPESWDNRETILRFEGVDSAFSVWVNGKCVGFSKGSRLPAEFSVTDEISSGENTIAVKVVQWSDGSYLEDQDMWWLSGIFRDVSLYTTPRVHAHDIDLRTDLDDDYQHGRLSVDIEVENNLSEAATREVAVQLLNNDGSTVVTEVGTQQVTIPGSQRATVSVESTVKSPAKWTAEKPNLYTLLITVADNGDTTEVLSQTAGFRTVEIEDGILQINGKTVMLRGVNRHDHHPDRGRAVSFETMREDIELMKRHNINAVRTAHYPNDPRFYDLCDRYGLYVVDETDLECHGMEGNDRVTHLSDDPAWRDAYVDRAVRMVERDKNHPSVIVWSLGNESGFGSNHETMANVVRNIDPTRPIHYEPDTEQEISDIVGPMYPSPNRVIELTEEHPDHPVILCEYAHAMGNGPGGLTEYWDTFRSHKRIQGGFIWDWIDQGLTQDIPDENDKRFAYGGDYGDEPNDGNFNINGIVFPDREPSPALSEYKKVLEPVAVELIDSDTATIRIRNRYDFRTLDHLNANWSVMEDGVVIESGTLSMTTVLAGESVETAMPIDPTELSGDGEYYVTLEFTLASATVWGEAGHEVATAQFELPVGSEPRFSETVSNTQATKCTTTDNRFVISGSEFEVRFDERTGVIDSLTYHGRQLLESGPKLNLWRAPSDNDGHRELGRTFVRNIGQILDENDGEIPLENSWSVSLARLWYEHGLDDLRFRADEVTHEVADDGVTQIDVTGRLAPPMYDHGFAVEQCYTVDGNGAIDIDTRLTPEDDFSDLQTLPRVGYVFTLDSEFTRATWYGRGPGESYPDSKQSNLIGRYVRDVDELQTPYVVPQENGNRTDVRWVTFTDEGGVGLYTTGTDYMNFSAHRYTISDLEVASHPHKLPKRDEITVTVDAKQCGIGSGSCGPDTLPQYRVHPIEHEFSIRIQPFTADASLTEQVR; encoded by the coding sequence ATGGTAGAGGACTGGAAAAATCCCGGCGTTACCGGCAGGAACCGACGACGTGATCACACCTACGCGCTGCCACATCCCGACCGTTCGAGTGCGCTGTTGAGCGATCGAGATGCGTCCCCGTGGTTCAAACTCCTGAACGGTAACTGGCGGTTCAGCTATGAAACGAACCCCCACAATGGGCCGGGCGACTTTCATCTACCGGCGTTCGAGGACGGCAACTGGGACGATATCGAAGTTCCCCAGCATTGGCAACTTGAAGGGTACGGAACTCCTCAGTATACGGATACAGCTTACCCGTTCCCAGTCGATCCACCGAAGGTGCCAACAGAGAACCCGACTGGTCTGTATCGTCGAACAGTCGAGGTACCTGAATCGTGGGATAACCGTGAGACAATCCTCCGGTTTGAGGGGGTTGATTCCGCCTTCTCGGTGTGGGTTAATGGGAAGTGTGTCGGATTCAGCAAAGGAAGTCGGTTGCCCGCTGAGTTCAGCGTGACCGACGAAATTTCATCTGGAGAGAACACGATTGCCGTCAAAGTTGTGCAATGGTCGGATGGAAGCTATCTTGAAGATCAAGATATGTGGTGGCTGAGCGGCATTTTCCGCGACGTTTCTCTGTATACAACGCCGCGTGTCCACGCCCACGACATTGACCTGCGAACCGACCTTGACGACGACTACCAACACGGACGGCTGTCAGTTGACATCGAAGTCGAGAACAATCTGTCAGAGGCTGCCACCCGCGAAGTCGCTGTTCAGTTGCTCAACAACGATGGTTCGACTGTTGTCACCGAAGTCGGTACCCAACAGGTGACGATCCCGGGAAGCCAGCGAGCGACTGTTTCTGTCGAAAGCACAGTCAAATCCCCAGCGAAGTGGACCGCAGAGAAGCCGAATTTGTATACGTTGCTTATCACGGTTGCCGACAATGGCGATACCACTGAAGTATTGTCGCAGACGGCCGGTTTCCGAACCGTCGAGATTGAAGACGGAATCCTGCAAATCAACGGTAAAACGGTGATGCTTCGCGGAGTCAACCGACACGACCACCACCCAGACCGAGGCCGCGCAGTCTCATTCGAGACGATGCGCGAAGACATCGAGTTAATGAAGCGCCACAATATCAACGCTGTCCGAACAGCTCACTACCCGAACGATCCCCGATTTTACGACCTCTGTGATCGTTACGGGCTGTACGTCGTTGATGAGACTGACCTCGAGTGCCATGGAATGGAAGGCAATGACCGCGTTACACATTTGAGCGATGATCCAGCGTGGAGAGACGCATATGTCGACCGGGCGGTTCGGATGGTCGAACGAGACAAGAACCATCCAAGCGTCATCGTCTGGTCACTCGGAAACGAATCCGGATTTGGTTCGAATCACGAGACGATGGCCAACGTCGTCCGTAACATCGATCCAACCCGACCGATTCACTACGAACCCGACACCGAACAGGAGATTTCAGATATCGTCGGGCCGATGTATCCCTCACCCAACCGCGTAATCGAACTTACCGAAGAACACCCCGACCATCCGGTAATCCTTTGTGAGTACGCCCACGCGATGGGGAACGGTCCTGGTGGTTTGACCGAATATTGGGATACATTCCGGTCGCACAAACGTATCCAAGGAGGCTTCATCTGGGATTGGATTGATCAGGGACTCACACAGGACATTCCAGACGAGAACGACAAACGCTTCGCCTATGGCGGTGATTACGGCGACGAGCCCAACGATGGAAACTTCAACATTAACGGGATCGTATTTCCGGATCGTGAGCCGTCGCCTGCCCTCAGCGAATACAAGAAAGTGCTTGAACCAGTTGCAGTCGAACTCATCGACTCGGATACAGCCACAATTCGAATCCGGAACCGATACGACTTTCGCACGCTAGATCATCTAAACGCAAACTGGTCTGTGATGGAGGACGGCGTCGTGATCGAAAGTGGAACGCTTTCAATGACAACAGTGCTGGCTGGAGAGAGTGTGGAGACAGCGATGCCGATTGATCCTACCGAGCTTTCGGGAGATGGCGAGTACTACGTAACACTCGAATTTACGCTTGCCAGCGCAACAGTATGGGGTGAAGCCGGCCACGAGGTCGCAACTGCCCAGTTCGAACTTCCGGTCGGTTCCGAACCTCGTTTTAGTGAGACCGTCTCAAACACACAGGCAACCAAGTGCACGACGACGGACAATCGGTTCGTGATTTCGGGGTCGGAGTTCGAAGTTCGGTTCGACGAGCGAACCGGCGTAATCGATTCGCTGACCTACCACGGTCGACAACTCCTCGAATCCGGCCCAAAGCTCAACCTCTGGCGAGCACCATCAGACAACGACGGACACCGGGAACTCGGCCGGACGTTCGTCCGGAACATCGGTCAGATACTTGATGAAAACGACGGTGAGATTCCGCTAGAAAACTCGTGGTCGGTTTCACTCGCCCGCCTGTGGTACGAACACGGGCTTGACGACCTCCGATTCCGAGCTGACGAGGTCACACACGAGGTGGCTGATGACGGCGTCACACAGATCGACGTAACTGGTCGCCTCGCACCGCCGATGTACGACCATGGATTTGCCGTCGAACAATGCTACACCGTTGATGGGAACGGTGCGATCGACATCGATACACGGCTCACGCCGGAAGACGACTTCTCTGACCTTCAAACTCTACCTCGAGTTGGGTACGTGTTCACGCTCGACAGCGAGTTCACTCGGGCAACCTGGTACGGACGCGGCCCCGGCGAAAGTTACCCCGACAGCAAACAATCGAATCTCATCGGACGGTACGTTCGAGACGTTGACGAACTACAGACACCATACGTTGTACCGCAGGAAAACGGAAACCGAACTGATGTCCGGTGGGTAACCTTCACTGACGAGGGGGGCGTCGGCTTGTACACCACTGGAACCGACTACATGAACTTCAGCGCGCACCGGTACACGATTTCCGACCTCGAAGTGGCATCACATCCACATAAGCTTCCGAAACGAGACGAGATTACCGTGACGGTGGACGCGAAACAGTGCGGTATCGGATCTGGTAGCTGTGGACCCGACACGCTCCCACAGTATCGAGTTCACCCTATCGAACACGAATTCTCGATCCGAATTCAACCCTTCACTGCCGACGCTAGTTTGACCGAACAGGTTCGGTAG
- a CDS encoding aminotransferase class III-fold pyridoxal phosphate-dependent enzyme: MSDNLQGSEPIVTDPPAVDTSRVSEIAKRNFGKSGTVSELGGERDQNFRIETDKGDGFVLKIFNRADGREILNFRTQAIQHIQSTDHDLPIMEIVPTNDGDPWTSVDENGETYFVQMYTYVSGQKVSLGDLDDDALYAYGVSIAKMGQALRGFFHPEAQYDILWDLRHASDFRSLLENVSDDQRRDTAERVLDQFEERVEPEFDSLRAQVVHNDLGPDNVLFDDNNRVSGITDFGDLTYTALVCDLAVVLANVMNRHENSISAAESVVRGYVSVTPLEEEEICLLPVLVLTRLVVRGLMHAWKSEKYAHNTDDANELWNSLISLEETGLDVIERLLRTAALESNVPYPQIETSELISRRRQVLGSARLSYHEPVHFVAGDGVWLFDQSGDRYLDAYNNVQVVGHGNETVANAIESQTRKLTTNTRYLHESIVTLSERILDTMPDELDRVLLVNSGSEANDIAWRLATASTGRKGGIVTDHAYHGITDATTTLSPEDWIDGRHPNHVETISPPVDNSRYHGSVSANTSGTMSDGLAALKERGTEIAAFLFDPLFASAGILPPDTERLSQMVDQVHEAGGYVIADEVQAGFGRTGSNMWGFEAADIVPDIVTMGKPMGNGHPVAAVVTRSDITSTLREQPGIFSTFGGNPVSSVAALAVLDVIENEGLLKHASDVGGYLQDGFEQLTAEHDLIGEIRRSGLMVGIELVQNKKTWTPATSEATEVVNRLRQRQVLIGSTGKHENVLKIRPPLVFEKDHADRLLEALDAVLSSIEDTV; this comes from the coding sequence ATGAGCGATAATCTGCAAGGCTCCGAACCGATTGTTACTGATCCACCAGCAGTCGATACATCGAGAGTTTCGGAAATCGCTAAGAGAAACTTCGGGAAAAGCGGAACTGTATCGGAACTGGGGGGAGAGCGAGACCAGAACTTTCGGATTGAGACGGACAAAGGAGATGGGTTCGTTCTCAAAATCTTCAACCGTGCGGACGGTCGTGAGATACTCAACTTTCGCACACAAGCGATTCAGCACATACAGAGTACCGATCACGATCTGCCGATAATGGAAATTGTTCCAACAAACGATGGAGATCCATGGACATCGGTAGATGAGAACGGCGAGACTTATTTCGTGCAGATGTACACGTACGTCTCGGGGCAGAAAGTTTCGCTCGGGGATCTTGATGACGATGCGCTGTACGCATATGGTGTGAGCATTGCGAAGATGGGACAAGCTTTACGCGGCTTTTTCCACCCCGAAGCACAGTATGATATTTTATGGGATCTCCGACACGCTTCGGATTTCCGATCGTTGCTCGAAAACGTCAGTGATGACCAGCGACGCGATACTGCTGAAAGGGTTCTTGATCAATTCGAAGAACGCGTAGAACCCGAATTCGATTCTCTCCGTGCACAAGTGGTTCACAATGATCTCGGGCCGGATAACGTATTGTTCGATGACAACAATAGGGTAAGCGGTATCACAGACTTCGGTGACCTCACTTATACGGCCCTCGTTTGTGACCTCGCTGTAGTGCTTGCAAACGTGATGAATCGTCACGAGAACTCGATTTCGGCAGCGGAGTCAGTAGTCCGGGGATACGTCAGTGTTACACCGTTAGAAGAAGAGGAGATCTGTCTGTTGCCAGTCTTGGTGTTGACACGGCTGGTCGTTAGGGGACTCATGCACGCGTGGAAAAGCGAGAAATACGCGCACAACACCGACGACGCAAACGAATTGTGGAACTCGCTGATATCACTAGAGGAAACCGGTTTAGATGTGATAGAACGGCTCCTGCGAACAGCTGCACTGGAAAGCAATGTTCCATACCCCCAAATCGAAACATCCGAACTGATTTCCCGTCGCCGTCAGGTTCTCGGGTCGGCACGGCTTTCATATCACGAACCCGTCCATTTCGTTGCTGGTGATGGTGTTTGGCTCTTTGACCAGTCTGGCGACCGCTATCTTGACGCATACAACAATGTCCAAGTGGTGGGTCATGGCAACGAAACGGTTGCTAACGCCATCGAAAGTCAGACTCGTAAGTTGACTACCAATACTCGTTACTTGCACGAATCTATCGTCACACTTTCCGAGAGAATTTTAGACACGATGCCTGACGAACTAGACCGGGTCTTGCTAGTCAATTCGGGGAGCGAAGCGAATGATATCGCCTGGCGTCTAGCAACCGCCTCGACGGGGCGGAAAGGTGGCATTGTAACTGATCACGCTTATCATGGAATCACTGACGCAACGACGACATTGTCACCTGAGGACTGGATAGACGGACGCCATCCAAACCACGTTGAAACGATTTCACCGCCAGTTGATAACTCTCGATATCACGGGTCTGTCAGTGCTAATACCTCGGGCACAATGTCTGATGGGCTAGCAGCACTTAAGGAACGAGGTACAGAGATCGCTGCGTTCCTATTCGACCCCTTGTTCGCTAGCGCTGGTATTCTTCCACCAGATACAGAAAGATTAAGCCAGATGGTTGACCAAGTGCACGAAGCAGGCGGATACGTCATTGCCGACGAGGTACAGGCAGGGTTCGGTCGTACTGGCTCGAATATGTGGGGTTTTGAGGCAGCGGATATCGTTCCTGATATCGTCACGATGGGTAAGCCGATGGGCAATGGACATCCAGTCGCAGCGGTTGTAACACGGTCGGATATTACTTCGACACTCAGGGAGCAACCCGGAATATTCAGCACATTTGGTGGAAATCCAGTGTCATCAGTAGCCGCCCTCGCAGTGCTCGATGTCATTGAGAATGAGGGTTTATTGAAACATGCCAGTGATGTCGGCGGATATCTCCAGGATGGCTTCGAGCAGCTAACTGCAGAACACGATCTTATCGGTGAAATCCGTCGAAGTGGGCTGATGGTCGGTATCGAACTTGTGCAAAATAAAAAAACATGGACACCAGCTACCAGTGAGGCTACAGAAGTAGTTAATCGCCTTCGTCAGCGTCAGGTTCTCATCGGTTCGACTGGGAAACACGAGAACGTCTTGAAAATCCGTCCACCCCTAGTATTTGAAAAAGATCACGCAGACCGTCTTCTGGAAGCTCTCGATGCTGTACTCAGCAGTATAGAAGATACTGTTTAG
- a CDS encoding ParA family protein, with product MTTKIAVSNQKGGAGKTTTSINVAGALNQLGYNVLLIDLDPQGHATEGVGLEDEYDADVISFYDVLPDLDVIDETSQLIYEHSEMDVIPSHQDMINIEDALAGVPNRENRLNMALDNLGEYEYIVVDCPPNLGVLTDNALLACENVLIPAQTKTTSIRALELLFKQINALEAAFGTEIKEVGLVANEVGTDNEADEMMEWFEEVFEERAPVWEIRKRVALQRAWNTGVSIFEHEEDCDMEKVYLQIAESLEGIDGER from the coding sequence ATGACGACTAAGATAGCTGTGAGTAATCAAAAAGGCGGCGCTGGAAAAACGACGACGTCGATTAACGTCGCAGGAGCGCTCAACCAACTGGGTTACAACGTTCTCTTGATCGATTTGGATCCACAGGGACATGCAACCGAAGGGGTCGGCTTAGAAGATGAATACGATGCAGACGTCATAAGTTTCTATGATGTCTTACCTGATTTAGACGTCATAGACGAAACGTCACAACTGATTTACGAGCATTCTGAGATGGATGTCATCCCGAGCCATCAGGATATGATTAACATCGAGGATGCGCTGGCTGGCGTACCAAATCGTGAAAACCGCCTTAATATGGCGCTTGACAACCTCGGCGAGTACGAGTATATCGTCGTCGACTGCCCACCAAACTTGGGCGTCTTGACCGACAATGCGCTTCTCGCATGCGAAAATGTACTCATCCCAGCACAGACGAAGACGACGAGCATCCGTGCGCTTGAATTGTTGTTCAAACAAATCAACGCTCTCGAAGCCGCTTTTGGTACGGAGATTAAAGAAGTGGGACTTGTCGCGAACGAAGTTGGGACGGACAACGAAGCAGACGAGATGATGGAGTGGTTCGAAGAAGTGTTCGAGGAAAGGGCACCAGTGTGGGAGATCCGAAAGCGAGTTGCACTACAGCGCGCGTGGAACACAGGGGTCTCGATTTTTGAACACGAGGAAGACTGCGACATGGAAAAGGTCTATCTGCAAATCGCTGAGTCGCTGGAGGGAATCGATGGCGAAAGATAA
- a CDS encoding helix-turn-helix domain-containing protein: MSTSGHTSSNLDNVRKRLNVVTQETRFSLIQDILGHPSQLPTLKELDYVNPSKSQTTIRQHLQQLVDVGVVEEVFLPDEQRQNDLPYKFYGVSDEGRAFLGEHGLLRAEETLQTVYARVEKSDAIERYQTAPRPER; the protein is encoded by the coding sequence ATGAGTACGTCTGGTCACACGTCATCCAACCTCGATAACGTTCGAAAACGGTTGAACGTTGTCACCCAAGAAACGCGGTTCTCGCTCATCCAGGACATCCTCGGACACCCATCACAGCTTCCAACGCTGAAAGAACTGGACTACGTGAATCCGAGCAAGAGCCAGACGACGATCCGTCAGCACCTCCAGCAACTCGTTGATGTGGGAGTCGTCGAAGAGGTGTTTCTCCCTGACGAGCAACGGCAGAATGATCTCCCATACAAGTTCTACGGGGTCAGTGATGAGGGACGAGCGTTTCTCGGCGAACACGGGTTACTGCGGGCCGAAGAAACGTTACAGACAGTATATGCTCGCGTAGAGAAGTCCGACGCGATTGAACGGTATCAGACTGCACCTCGTCCTGAGCGTTGA
- the mntA gene encoding type VII toxin-antitoxin system MntA family adenylyltransferase antitoxin, which yields MKRTIDTDIDGIDVTRLQSYLSQTEVTFALLFGSHARETATPTSDVDIALHFPDQLDARERFQRRNRIDADLQAYAEGFVDVSDIEQLPLNVVHSAVRDGILLVGDETAVDDYREQIEQEYGATADERKRERQEFIDRLASGDV from the coding sequence ATGAAGCGGACGATCGACACGGACATCGACGGCATTGATGTCACTCGGCTCCAGTCATATCTTTCCCAGACTGAAGTCACGTTCGCTCTTTTATTTGGCTCTCATGCCCGTGAGACGGCAACACCGACATCCGATGTGGATATTGCACTCCACTTCCCGGATCAACTTGACGCCCGTGAGCGGTTTCAACGACGGAATCGAATCGATGCTGACCTCCAAGCGTATGCCGAAGGTTTTGTCGACGTAAGCGACATCGAACAGCTCCCATTGAACGTCGTTCATTCAGCAGTCCGTGATGGAATACTCCTCGTCGGGGATGAAACAGCCGTAGACGACTATCGCGAACAAATCGAACAAGAGTACGGTGCAACCGCTGATGAGCGAAAGCGAGAACGTCAGGAGTTCATCGACCGGCTTGCGAGCGGTGACGTCTGA
- a CDS encoding Cdc6/Cdc18 family protein — protein MDSGTAQVKTLGEYAAEHGAVAHSRSKARDDPLSVLDEDDPIFANEDLLRIDHIPEHDKIVGRNDQIETVARRLKPTITGGSGKGTLLLGKSGSGKTLVTRYVSREVEERGAENDTRIGRAIIDCAQRRSEVQTVIHLSKSLNDPQQTGITIPHSGIATGAYYDRLWSVIDKLYDAIIVVLDEIDRLAPPDDARNIPPEEADDSKLLMQLSRAGEENDVDASITVVGISNDLKYGDRLDTRVESSFAPDEIVFPAYDANQLGDILDRRRDAYHKGVLSEDVIPLCSAFSAQEHGDARRALDLFRLAGEVARDADGDQVCEEHVRAANDDAEVTRVQDLIRGCPTQAKIAIAALAAMDEFTNQSHFKATEMYQVYRVFAESIGTNVLGQKRITDQLREYETLKIIDMTRTSDGYREGTYLELSLLDEASLLLQSIGLDDQCSRIPIDTKMRQQIVGLVGR, from the coding sequence ATGGATTCAGGCACAGCACAGGTGAAAACACTCGGCGAGTATGCAGCCGAGCATGGGGCTGTTGCCCATTCTCGCTCTAAGGCTCGCGATGATCCTCTTTCCGTGCTTGACGAGGATGATCCTATTTTCGCCAACGAAGATTTACTTCGTATTGACCACATCCCCGAGCATGACAAAATCGTCGGTCGAAACGACCAGATTGAAACCGTCGCTCGGCGACTCAAACCGACAATCACGGGGGGATCTGGAAAAGGAACGCTCCTTCTTGGCAAGTCTGGTTCCGGAAAAACGCTTGTCACCCGATATGTGAGTCGGGAGGTCGAAGAACGCGGTGCAGAGAATGACACCCGAATCGGTCGGGCAATTATCGACTGTGCCCAACGCCGCTCGGAAGTTCAGACTGTCATTCATCTCTCAAAAAGTCTGAACGATCCGCAGCAAACAGGAATTACGATTCCACACTCGGGAATCGCGACGGGAGCATACTACGACCGTTTGTGGAGCGTCATCGACAAACTATACGATGCGATCATTGTCGTTCTCGACGAGATCGATCGGCTTGCACCGCCCGATGATGCCCGGAATATCCCACCAGAGGAAGCGGATGACAGCAAACTCCTCATGCAGCTTTCTCGAGCTGGAGAGGAGAATGACGTTGATGCTAGTATTACTGTCGTTGGCATCAGCAACGATCTCAAATACGGTGACCGATTGGACACCCGTGTCGAGAGTTCGTTTGCTCCCGATGAAATTGTTTTCCCTGCCTATGATGCAAATCAATTGGGAGATATTCTAGACCGACGTCGGGATGCCTATCACAAAGGCGTCCTTTCGGAGGACGTGATCCCGTTGTGTTCTGCATTTTCTGCCCAGGAGCACGGGGATGCACGACGTGCACTTGATCTCTTTCGACTCGCTGGTGAAGTCGCTCGTGATGCCGATGGCGATCAGGTTTGTGAAGAACACGTTCGAGCTGCGAACGACGATGCTGAAGTCACACGCGTTCAAGATTTGATCAGGGGCTGTCCAACCCAGGCAAAGATCGCGATTGCTGCGCTTGCCGCCATGGATGAATTCACCAACCAATCCCATTTCAAGGCGACTGAGATGTACCAAGTCTACCGTGTATTTGCAGAGTCGATTGGCACGAACGTCCTTGGTCAAAAGCGTATCACCGATCAACTCCGTGAGTACGAAACGCTGAAAATCATCGACATGACCCGAACGAGTGATGGATACCGTGAAGGAACGTACCTAGAACTCTCTCTGTTGGATGAAGCAAGCCTTCTGCTTCAGTCGATTGGACTTGATGATCAGTGTTCTCGAATCCCGATTGACACCAAAATGCGCCAGCAGATTGTTGGCCTCGTGGGACGCTAG